The following are encoded in a window of Bacteroidota bacterium genomic DNA:
- a CDS encoding ROK family protein — translation MAKKKKPKIVLGLDIGGTGIKGALVDTRTGELVARRHRIPTPQPATPKAVARTVVEIVEHFKWQGRMGCTLPARVRGGVAETAVNIDEAWVGKKAAKLFGKKTGLRVCLLNDADAAGLAEARFGAGKGKSGTVVVLTFGTGVGSVVIVDGTLVPNTEFGQLWLKGTTLEKWSANSVRERESLSWEAWAERVQDALDHIEYVIAPDLIVIGGGVSKPHRWQEYGKLLRTDAKLVPARLANEAGIIGAAWYARKG, via the coding sequence ATGGCCAAAAAGAAGAAGCCGAAGATCGTGCTCGGTCTCGACATCGGCGGGACCGGGATCAAGGGAGCCCTCGTCGACACGCGCACGGGCGAGCTCGTCGCCCGACGCCACCGCATCCCCACGCCGCAGCCGGCCACGCCGAAGGCGGTCGCCCGGACGGTGGTCGAGATCGTGGAGCACTTCAAGTGGCAGGGCCGGATGGGCTGCACACTCCCGGCCCGCGTCCGAGGCGGCGTCGCCGAGACCGCCGTCAACATCGACGAGGCGTGGGTCGGAAAGAAAGCGGCCAAGCTGTTTGGCAAAAAGACGGGCCTCCGGGTCTGCCTCCTCAACGACGCCGACGCCGCAGGTCTGGCCGAGGCGCGCTTCGGTGCCGGTAAGGGCAAGAGCGGCACGGTCGTCGTCCTCACCTTCGGCACGGGCGTCGGCAGCGTGGTGATCGTCGACGGCACGCTCGTCCCCAACACCGAGTTCGGCCAACTCTGGCTCAAGGGCACGACGCTCGAAAAGTGGTCGGCCAACTCGGTCCGCGAGCGGGAATCCCTGTCATGGGAGGCCTGGGCCGAGCGCGTGCAGGACGCCCTCGACCACATCGAGTACGTCATCGCCCCGGACCTGATCGTCATCGGCGGCGGCGTGAGCAAGCCGCACCGCTGGCAGGAGTACGGCAAGCTCCTCAGGACCGACGCGAAGCTGGTCCCGGCGCGCCTCGCAAACGAGGCCGGCATCATCGGGGCCGCGTGGTACGCCCGGAAAGGATAG
- a CDS encoding TlpA disulfide reductase family protein: protein MTRPVLAGLLALLLAPAALAQADSAERSEVLRDLDARSERVEAARREALAATEGEPAEARQAALGAALTPFDLAADDARLAAAVEAETDPDVRQALLLSYVAVETDLADKNAALGMQALDAIGPAGALWSHRPALVKRALALATLADPSAAAEAGRSIYEQHPDRAVQAYVLLHGLETAHAAQSEGRAQRYFDLLQTDRFYETEPGLIAWGVFQRYATRVRPGAPVPEFAVPRLGGGALVSRASLLGSVYLVDFWAEWCLPCIREMPVLHAAYERFAGRGFEIVSVSMDDSPSIVEAFRAERFPMPWLHVWNGDGFGGGMAQAFEVRAVPKPILVGPDGTILITSSTNLRGANLERTLASLLGE from the coding sequence ATGACACGCCCCGTCCTCGCTGGTCTCCTCGCCCTGCTGCTCGCGCCCGCCGCGCTCGCGCAGGCCGACTCGGCAGAGCGAAGCGAGGTGCTCCGCGACCTCGACGCGCGCAGCGAGCGGGTGGAGGCGGCCCGGCGCGAAGCGCTCGCCGCCACCGAGGGAGAGCCGGCCGAGGCCCGGCAAGCGGCCCTCGGCGCGGCGCTCACGCCCTTCGACCTCGCGGCCGACGACGCCCGCCTCGCCGCCGCGGTTGAGGCCGAGACCGACCCCGACGTGCGGCAGGCGCTGCTGCTGAGCTACGTCGCCGTCGAGACCGACCTGGCCGACAAAAACGCGGCGCTCGGGATGCAGGCCCTCGACGCCATCGGGCCGGCGGGCGCGCTGTGGTCGCACCGGCCGGCGCTCGTCAAGCGCGCCCTCGCCCTCGCCACACTCGCCGATCCGAGCGCTGCCGCCGAGGCCGGGCGCAGCATCTACGAGCAGCACCCCGACCGGGCGGTGCAAGCCTACGTCCTGCTGCACGGCCTCGAAACAGCGCACGCGGCGCAGAGCGAGGGCCGGGCACAGCGCTACTTCGACCTCCTCCAGACCGACCGGTTTTACGAGACCGAGCCGGGCCTCATCGCCTGGGGCGTGTTCCAGCGCTACGCGACGCGGGTGCGCCCCGGAGCGCCAGTGCCCGAGTTCGCCGTGCCGCGCCTCGGCGGGGGCGCCCTCGTCTCGCGCGCCTCGCTGCTCGGGAGCGTTTACCTCGTCGACTTCTGGGCCGAGTGGTGCCTGCCGTGCATCCGCGAGATGCCCGTCCTGCACGCGGCCTACGAGCGCTTCGCCGGCCGGGGCTTCGAGATCGTCTCGGTTTCGATGGACGACAGTCCGTCGATTGTTGAGGCTTTCCGCGCCGAGCGCTTTCCGATGCCGTGGCTCCACGTCTGGAACGGCGACGGGTTCGGCGGCGGGATGGCGCAGGCGTTCGAGGTCCGCGCCGTGCCGAAGCCCATCCTCGTCGGGCCGGACGGCACGATTCTCATCACGTCGAGCACGAACCTGCGCGGGGCCAACCTGGAGCGGACGCTCGCAAGCCTGCTGGGAGAATGA
- a CDS encoding nuclear transport factor 2 family protein: protein MSFFDRLRQHLLASDADALADLYQSDAVMLSFEFGARSGRDAIRDQYANFLDFHGSISSVEVDRQAEHGNDLFVEFTMASERGTFQLVNAFVLADGQATRHFSNVIQGEVEADAA, encoded by the coding sequence ATGTCATTTTTCGACCGCCTCCGCCAGCACCTCCTCGCCTCCGACGCCGACGCCCTGGCCGACCTCTACCAGAGTGACGCCGTGATGCTCTCCTTCGAGTTCGGTGCCAGGAGCGGACGCGACGCCATCCGCGACCAGTACGCCAACTTCCTCGACTTCCACGGCTCGATCTCGTCCGTCGAGGTCGACCGCCAGGCCGAGCACGGGAACGACCTCTTCGTCGAGTTCACGATGGCGAGCGAGCGCGGCACGTTCCAGCTCGTCAACGCCTTCGTGCTGGCGGACGGCCAGGCAACGCGGCACTTCTCGAACGTCATCCAGGGCGAAGTGGAGGCCGATGCCGCGTGA
- the egtD gene encoding L-histidine N(alpha)-methyltransferase — MPTPPATASPQRETRNEKLETEREAFLRDVIAGLSASPKSLPCKYFYDEIGSVLFDQITETEEYYPTRMELAIMQAHVDEMAAQIGPGAVLVEYGSGSSLKTRVLLDHLGSLAAYVPIDISGEHLFSVAEQLRAAYPDLPILPVAADYTAAFDLPDLPAGKRVVYFPGSTIGNFDEAQAAAFLDQAARIAEPGGGLLIGVDLKKDPAVLEAAYDDAAGVTSAFNLNLLDRINRELGGTFDRDRFAHRAVWNEDKSRIETYLVSLRDQTVEVDGKTFRFGEDEAMHTENSHKYTVEGFAAFAARHGLAVRQCWTDPADLFSVQYFEVGA, encoded by the coding sequence ATGCCCACTCCTCCCGCTACCGCTTCCCCTCAACGAGAAACCAGAAACGAGAAACTAGAAACGGAACGCGAGGCGTTTCTCCGCGATGTCATCGCCGGCCTGTCCGCCTCGCCCAAGTCACTCCCCTGCAAGTATTTCTACGACGAGATCGGCTCCGTCCTCTTCGACCAGATCACAGAGACCGAGGAGTATTACCCGACTCGGATGGAGCTTGCGATCATGCAGGCGCACGTCGACGAGATGGCAGCGCAGATCGGGCCGGGCGCAGTGCTCGTCGAGTACGGCAGCGGGTCGAGCCTCAAGACGCGCGTCCTACTCGACCATCTCGGCAGCCTCGCGGCCTACGTCCCGATCGACATCTCCGGCGAGCACCTCTTCTCCGTCGCCGAGCAGCTCCGGGCGGCCTACCCCGACCTTCCCATCCTTCCTGTCGCCGCTGACTACACGGCCGCCTTCGACCTGCCCGACCTGCCCGCGGGCAAGCGCGTCGTCTACTTCCCCGGCTCGACGATCGGCAACTTCGACGAGGCCCAGGCGGCGGCGTTTCTGGACCAGGCGGCCCGCATCGCCGAACCCGGCGGCGGCCTCCTGATCGGCGTAGACTTGAAGAAAGACCCGGCCGTGCTCGAGGCGGCCTACGACGACGCAGCCGGCGTCACCTCAGCCTTCAACCTGAACCTCCTCGACCGGATCAACCGCGAACTCGGTGGCACGTTCGACCGGGACCGGTTCGCGCACCGGGCCGTCTGGAATGAGGACAAGAGCCGCATCGAGACGTATCTCGTCAGCCTCCGCGACCAGACCGTTGAGGTAGACGGTAAGACGTTCCGCTTCGGCGAAGACGAGGCGATGCACACAGAGAACTCGCACAAGTACACGGTTGAGGGCTTCGCGGCCTTCGCGGCGCGGCACGGGCTCGCGGTGCGGCAGTGCTGGACCGACCCGGCCGACCTCTTCAGCGTGCAGTATTTCGAGGTGGGGGCGTAG
- a CDS encoding prolipoprotein diacylglyceryl transferase family protein has protein sequence MYPRVTDIFPDLFGFEFPVPLFSFGLMVAVALLTAAWLTRKELDRLYVVGRLKAVEVKEPGKNGRVKTVKASPSVLVWTMLTLAAVFGVAGSKLFHIVDYWERFVLDPVGMLFSTSGLTFYGGLICAGLAIAYYAKKKGLRVPLVADALAPGLILGYGIGRIGCYLSGDGDWGICSNLADKPGWIPGFLWSETFPRNILNVDVVTDTIAKMERNGMSTEVCQGATGVYPTMLYEFALGAVLCGVLWALRTHPFKAGWLFSLYLVFNGVERFLIETIRLNPELSWIGLSQAQFIAVLIVLAGAAGLALTTRRRAADPVPATS, from the coding sequence ATGTATCCCCGCGTCACGGACATCTTCCCCGACCTCTTCGGGTTCGAGTTCCCCGTTCCCCTGTTCTCGTTCGGGCTGATGGTGGCCGTCGCACTCCTGACGGCAGCGTGGCTGACGCGGAAGGAGCTGGACCGGCTCTACGTGGTCGGTCGGCTGAAGGCGGTGGAGGTGAAAGAGCCGGGCAAGAACGGACGGGTGAAGACCGTCAAGGCGAGCCCGTCGGTGCTGGTCTGGACGATGCTGACGCTCGCGGCCGTCTTCGGCGTCGCCGGCTCGAAGCTGTTCCACATCGTCGACTACTGGGAGCGCTTCGTCCTCGACCCGGTCGGCATGCTGTTCTCGACCTCGGGGCTGACCTTCTACGGCGGGCTGATCTGCGCCGGCCTCGCGATTGCCTACTACGCCAAGAAAAAGGGCCTCCGCGTCCCGCTCGTCGCCGACGCGCTCGCGCCGGGGCTGATCCTCGGCTACGGCATCGGGCGGATCGGGTGCTACCTCTCGGGTGACGGCGACTGGGGCATCTGCTCGAACCTCGCCGACAAGCCAGGCTGGATCCCCGGCTTCCTCTGGAGCGAGACGTTCCCGCGTAACATCCTCAACGTGGACGTGGTGACCGACACGATTGCCAAGATGGAGCGCAACGGGATGTCCACCGAGGTCTGCCAGGGCGCGACGGGGGTCTACCCGACCATGCTCTACGAGTTCGCGCTCGGTGCCGTCCTCTGCGGGGTGCTGTGGGCGCTGCGGACGCACCCGTTCAAGGCGGGCTGGCTGTTCTCGCTCTACCTCGTCTTTAACGGCGTCGAGCGCTTCCTGATCGAGACGATCCGCCTCAACCCGGAGCTGTCGTGGATCGGGCTGTCGCAGGCGCAGTTCATCGCGGTCCTGATCGTGCTCGCGGGGGCCGCTGGGCTGGCGCTCACCACGCGCCGCCGCGCCGCCGACCCGGTACCGGCCACGTCATGA
- a CDS encoding aminotransferase class V-fold PLP-dependent enzyme: MKTHPDTADLVARALARVTEWEASYGPFERHPATAVDTDRLDAALGEYLDRLGGNYPFFHPRYVGQMLKPPHPVAVAAYAAAMRINPNNHALDGGPPTGQMEKEVVADLAAMFGLPDDTLGHLTGGGTMANLEALWVARHVHPGKAIAFSADAHYTHGRMAEVLGLRTVTVSTDGRGHLDLGALEAELKTGRVGTVVLTPGTTGLGSVDPIHEALALRERYGVRLHADAAYGGFFSLLAQPGSEAPGDFPAEAFRALAACDSVVVDPHKHGLQPYGCGCVLFRDPSVGRFYRHDSPYTYFTSDELHLGEISLECSRPGAAAGALWLTLRALPLRPGDGLGPVLTACLRAARAFAGRLDTSSAFDLYLEPELDIVTFFPRTEEATLSAVDAASQRLFDLAMQDEDDPVFLSLYRVPAAALRTRFPDLEADIGHVRILRSVLMKPEHEHYVGTLTDRLEDVAGRVRTEALHG; encoded by the coding sequence ATGAAGACGCACCCCGACACTGCCGACCTCGTCGCGCGCGCGCTCGCGCGCGTCACCGAGTGGGAGGCCTCGTACGGCCCGTTCGAGCGGCACCCCGCCACGGCCGTCGACACCGACCGCCTCGACGCCGCGCTCGGGGAGTACCTCGACCGGCTCGGCGGCAACTACCCGTTCTTCCACCCGCGCTACGTCGGGCAGATGCTCAAGCCGCCGCACCCGGTCGCCGTCGCGGCCTACGCTGCGGCGATGCGGATCAATCCCAACAACCACGCCCTCGACGGCGGCCCGCCGACGGGGCAGATGGAGAAAGAGGTCGTCGCCGACCTCGCGGCGATGTTCGGGCTTCCAGACGACACCCTCGGGCACCTGACGGGCGGTGGGACGATGGCGAACCTCGAAGCGCTCTGGGTGGCGCGGCACGTCCATCCGGGCAAAGCCATCGCCTTTAGCGCCGACGCCCACTACACCCACGGGCGGATGGCCGAAGTCCTCGGCCTGCGCACGGTCACGGTTTCGACGGACGGGCGCGGGCACCTCGACCTGGGCGCGCTCGAAGCCGAACTCAAGACGGGCCGCGTCGGGACGGTCGTTCTCACCCCGGGCACAACGGGGCTGGGGTCGGTCGATCCGATCCACGAGGCGCTGGCGCTGCGCGAGCGCTACGGCGTCCGCCTCCACGCCGACGCAGCCTACGGCGGGTTCTTCAGCCTGCTGGCGCAGCCCGGGAGCGAGGCGCCCGGCGATTTCCCCGCCGAGGCCTTCCGCGCCCTCGCCGCGTGCGACTCCGTCGTCGTCGATCCGCACAAGCACGGGCTGCAGCCCTACGGCTGCGGCTGCGTGCTCTTCCGCGACCCCAGCGTCGGGCGGTTCTACCGGCACGACTCGCCCTACACCTACTTCACCTCGGACGAGTTGCACCTGGGCGAGATCTCGCTCGAATGCTCGCGGCCCGGCGCGGCGGCCGGGGCGCTCTGGCTTACGCTCCGCGCCCTCCCGCTTCGCCCCGGCGATGGGCTCGGCCCGGTCCTCACCGCGTGCCTCCGCGCCGCCCGCGCCTTCGCCGGCAGGCTGGATACGTCGAGCGCGTTCGACCTCTACCTGGAGCCCGAGCTCGACATCGTCACCTTTTTCCCGCGAACCGAAGAGGCGACGCTCTCGGCGGTCGACGCCGCGAGCCAGCGGCTGTTCGACCTCGCCATGCAGGACGAAGACGACCCTGTCTTCCTGAGCCTCTACCGCGTCCCTGCTGCAGCCCTCCGCACCCGCTTTCCCGACCTCGAAGCCGACATCGGGCACGTTCGCATCCTGCGCTCGGTTCTGATGAAGCCCGAGCACGAGCACTACGTCGGGACCCTCACCGACCGCCTCGAAGACGTTGCCGGGCGCGTGCGCACGGAGGCCCTGCATGGCTGA
- a CDS encoding sigma-54 dependent transcriptional regulator produces MSNKAIYIVDDDPKIGELFATVLRRDSYDAEAFVSPVAMLEKLDGGAVPDLVLTDLMMPQMTGIELLEALRERDVTVPIIMMTAHSSVQTAVEAMRLGAFHYLQKPVNLEEMRALLAKALDLYSDKVELKQIKRERKKAHEVDKIVGTSPEIEKVRETIETLSDIPNTIVLIRGETGTGKNLVAKTIHYNSDWNAGRFMEINCAALPDNLLESELFGYEKGAFTDARAGKLGLLEIADGGTLFLDEIDSMSMPLQAKLLSFLESRTFRRVGGTDDIRVATRIVCATNANLEESVAEKTFRKDLFFRINIVSLRLPALRTMGKDILLIANEVIEHFNRELKRNVETLTEAAEQKLLDHAWPGNVRELRNVLERAMIFTRGATLDSGDIALLKTEGFEDAGADGYFRFRSGGSLEDLEHEYIRHILSTTDTSYAEVARILGISKKTLWEKRRKYNLDEELESA; encoded by the coding sequence ATGAGCAACAAGGCAATCTACATCGTAGACGATGACCCCAAGATCGGTGAACTCTTCGCCACCGTCCTGCGCCGGGACAGCTACGACGCCGAGGCGTTCGTCAGTCCCGTCGCGATGCTCGAAAAGCTCGACGGCGGCGCGGTCCCTGACCTCGTCCTGACGGATCTCATGATGCCGCAGATGACTGGCATCGAGCTCCTCGAAGCCCTCCGGGAGCGCGACGTCACGGTCCCGATCATCATGATGACCGCGCACTCGTCGGTGCAGACGGCCGTCGAGGCAATGCGGCTCGGGGCGTTCCACTACCTCCAGAAGCCGGTCAACCTGGAGGAGATGCGCGCCCTGCTCGCAAAGGCGCTCGACCTCTACTCGGACAAGGTCGAACTCAAGCAGATCAAGCGCGAGCGCAAGAAGGCCCACGAGGTAGACAAGATCGTCGGGACGAGCCCGGAGATCGAGAAGGTCCGCGAGACGATCGAGACGCTCTCGGACATCCCAAATACCATCGTCCTCATCCGGGGCGAGACCGGGACCGGCAAGAACCTCGTCGCCAAGACGATCCACTACAACTCCGACTGGAACGCCGGCCGGTTCATGGAGATCAACTGCGCCGCGCTCCCGGACAACCTCCTCGAGTCCGAGCTCTTCGGCTACGAGAAGGGGGCCTTCACCGACGCGCGCGCCGGCAAGCTCGGCCTCCTCGAAATCGCCGACGGCGGGACGCTCTTCCTCGACGAGATCGACTCGATGTCGATGCCGCTCCAGGCGAAGCTCCTCTCGTTCCTCGAGAGCCGCACCTTCCGCCGCGTGGGCGGGACCGACGACATCCGCGTCGCCACCCGGATCGTCTGCGCGACCAACGCCAACCTGGAGGAGAGCGTCGCCGAGAAGACCTTCCGCAAGGACCTCTTCTTCCGCATCAACATCGTCTCGCTCCGCCTGCCCGCGCTGCGCACGATGGGGAAGGACATTCTCCTGATAGCGAACGAGGTGATCGAGCACTTCAACCGCGAGCTCAAGCGAAACGTCGAGACCCTCACCGAGGCCGCCGAGCAGAAACTTCTCGACCACGCGTGGCCCGGTAACGTCCGCGAGTTGCGCAACGTGCTCGAGCGCGCGATGATCTTTACGCGCGGGGCTACGCTCGACTCGGGCGACATCGCGCTGCTCAAGACTGAGGGCTTCGAGGACGCCGGGGCCGACGGCTACTTCCGCTTCCGCAGCGGCGGCTCGCTCGAAGACCTGGAGCACGAGTACATCCGCCACATCCTCTCGACGACCGACACGTCCTACGCCGAGGTCGCCCGCATCCTCGGCATCTCGAAGAAGACGCTCTGGGAGAAGCGCCGCAAGTACAACCTCGACGAAGAGCTAGAGAGCGCGTGA
- the rlmB gene encoding 23S rRNA (guanosine(2251)-2'-O)-methyltransferase RlmB, producing the protein MADTTGIIAGRNPVREALERGERSIEKVLLAKSKGSPTRALEEVRRAAAAANVPVQFVPQAKLSSLAPGVTHQGVVALAAALDYADLEAMLHAIAPTPDAVREAQPVLVVLDEISDPHNFGAILRSAVAAGASGVIVPDRNQAPLSATTLKASAGTAPRIPVARVTNLADALLQLKERGYWVAGLDSAGEETVWTLDWDRPVALVVGSEGRGLRSRVRAACDYLVSIPLRGPAESLNASVATGIALFAAVRGRGAIGS; encoded by the coding sequence ATGGCTGACACGACGGGCATCATCGCCGGACGCAACCCCGTCCGCGAGGCGCTGGAGCGCGGCGAGCGGAGTATCGAGAAGGTGCTCCTGGCCAAGTCGAAGGGCAGCCCGACGCGGGCGCTCGAAGAGGTCCGGCGGGCGGCGGCGGCGGCGAACGTGCCGGTGCAGTTCGTGCCGCAGGCGAAGCTGAGCAGCCTCGCGCCGGGCGTGACCCACCAGGGCGTCGTCGCCCTCGCCGCGGCCCTCGACTACGCCGACCTCGAAGCAATGCTGCACGCGATTGCGCCGACGCCGGACGCGGTGCGCGAGGCCCAGCCCGTGCTCGTCGTGCTCGACGAGATCTCGGACCCGCACAACTTCGGCGCGATCCTGCGCAGCGCGGTCGCCGCCGGGGCCTCCGGCGTGATCGTCCCCGACCGGAACCAGGCCCCGCTGAGTGCGACGACGCTCAAGGCGAGCGCCGGCACCGCGCCCCGCATCCCCGTCGCCCGCGTCACCAACCTCGCCGACGCGCTCCTCCAACTCAAAGAGCGCGGGTACTGGGTCGCTGGCCTCGACAGCGCGGGCGAGGAGACCGTCTGGACGCTCGACTGGGACCGGCCCGTCGCGCTCGTGGTCGGGAGTGAGGGAAGAGGGCTGCGCTCTCGGGTGCGCGCGGCGTGCGACTACCTCGTCTCGATTCCGCTTCGCGGACCGGCGGAGTCGCTCAACGCCTCGGTGGCGACGGGGATTGCCCTGTTCGCGGCGGTGCGGGGGCGAGGGGCTATCGGCTCTTAG
- the deoC gene encoding deoxyribose-phosphate aldolase: protein MRASANGSASEACALAPPIARMIDHTVLKPETTADAIRSLCEEARTYCFASVCVNPCYVPLAADMLRGATSAVCTVLGFPFGASRAPVKAAEAEQAYRDGADELDMVLNVGFLKSGLYDQVEADIRAVVEAARYASGGRATVKVILETALLTDEEKVVACVLAQNAEADFVKTSTGFSTGGASPQDVALMRRVVGDRMGVKASGGIRSIEDAREMVAHGATRIGASASVAIVQGTASGGDGY, encoded by the coding sequence ATGCGGGCCTCAGCCAACGGGTCGGCGTCGGAGGCGTGCGCGCTCGCCCCGCCGATTGCGCGGATGATCGACCACACGGTCCTCAAGCCCGAGACCACGGCCGACGCCATCCGGTCGCTCTGCGAGGAGGCGCGGACCTACTGCTTTGCCAGCGTCTGCGTCAACCCGTGCTACGTCCCGCTCGCCGCCGACATGCTGCGCGGCGCAACGTCGGCTGTCTGCACCGTCCTCGGCTTCCCGTTCGGCGCGAGCCGGGCACCGGTCAAAGCGGCCGAGGCCGAGCAAGCCTACCGTGACGGAGCCGACGAACTCGACATGGTACTCAACGTCGGCTTCCTCAAGAGCGGGCTCTACGACCAAGTCGAGGCCGACATCCGGGCCGTCGTCGAGGCGGCGCGCTACGCCTCGGGAGGGCGAGCCACCGTCAAGGTGATCCTCGAAACCGCACTCCTGACCGACGAAGAGAAGGTCGTCGCCTGCGTCCTCGCGCAGAACGCCGAGGCTGACTTCGTCAAGACCTCGACCGGGTTCTCGACCGGCGGGGCAAGTCCGCAGGACGTGGCCCTCATGCGCCGCGTGGTGGGAGACCGGATGGGCGTGAAGGCCTCCGGCGGGATCCGCTCTATAGAAGACGCCCGCGAGATGGTTGCCCACGGAGCCACGCGCATCGGCGCGAGCGCGTCGGTGGCGATTGTGCAGGGCACGGCGTCCGGCGGCGACGGGTACTGA
- a CDS encoding SPOR domain-containing protein produces MTRAFPFAFFAALALMACSGSQETVDPTPPPPDDERGPPAYETFDPSSYDAEPPEPSAEVQHDVPEALMAGTISMPETTGPRVVQGYRIQVFSSAEKGAAEDIRDEATGWWRVVQNDLDAVEVMPLGLDADVDFNRPYYRVRLGAFEYRREAEAALPLVRRRFQQAFIVPDQVIIQE; encoded by the coding sequence ATGACGAGAGCTTTCCCCTTCGCGTTTTTCGCTGCGCTCGCCCTGATGGCGTGCAGCGGCTCTCAGGAGACCGTGGATCCCACGCCGCCTCCGCCCGACGACGAGCGAGGGCCCCCGGCCTACGAGACCTTCGACCCGTCATCCTACGATGCGGAGCCGCCCGAACCCAGCGCCGAGGTCCAGCACGACGTGCCGGAGGCGCTGATGGCGGGAACGATCTCGATGCCCGAAACCACGGGGCCGCGCGTCGTGCAGGGCTACCGGATCCAGGTGTTTTCCTCGGCGGAAAAGGGGGCCGCCGAAGACATCCGCGACGAGGCCACCGGCTGGTGGCGCGTCGTCCAGAACGACCTGGACGCGGTCGAGGTGATGCCCCTGGGGCTCGACGCGGACGTGGACTTCAACCGGCCGTACTACCGGGTCCGGCTCGGGGCGTTCGAGTACCGGCGCGAAGCCGAGGCGGCGCTACCGCTCGTGCGGAGGCGCTTCCAGCAAGCGTTCATCGTCCCAGATCAGGTGATTATCCAGGAGTAG
- the egtB gene encoding ergothioneine biosynthesis protein EgtB produces the protein MPILTPDAAVSRNAYLALPLAEQYRAVRAFTEHLTEPLTTEDYVVQSMADVSPTKWHLAHTTWFWETFVLREYAEDYTLHDEAYPFLFNSYYVQAGERHCRAQRGYLSRPTVDEVFAFRAHVDEAMLRLLDGLPGDDDSALGEVVRVGLNHEQQHQELMVTDIKHVFSVNPLRPAYRERSVTPAPDPGAVQWVAFDAGLHEIGYLPERDGPFTFDNETPRHRAFVEAFALADRLVTCGEFMDFMADSGYERAPLWLSEGFAAVQANGWSEPFYWERRDDGTGGGPQWHHFTLAGMRPVDPHAPLTHISYFEADAFARWAGARLPTEFEWEVASEGVPMTGNFAEDDVLHPVPPEPDAPGGDGAPAAPRLRQLFGDVWEWTRSQYSPYPGYNPLPGALGEYNGKFMSNQFVLRGGSCATSRTHVRRTYRNFFPADATWQFTGLRLAKDR, from the coding sequence ATGCCTATCCTCACCCCTGACGCTGCCGTCTCGCGCAACGCCTACCTCGCGCTCCCGCTCGCCGAGCAGTACCGCGCGGTCCGCGCCTTCACCGAGCACCTCACCGAGCCGCTCACGACCGAGGACTACGTCGTCCAGTCGATGGCGGACGTGAGCCCGACGAAGTGGCACCTCGCCCACACGACGTGGTTCTGGGAGACGTTCGTCCTCCGCGAATACGCCGAGGACTACACGCTCCACGACGAGGCCTACCCGTTCCTCTTCAACTCGTACTACGTCCAGGCGGGCGAGCGCCACTGCCGGGCGCAGCGCGGCTACCTCTCGCGCCCCACCGTCGACGAGGTCTTCGCCTTCCGCGCCCACGTCGACGAGGCGATGCTCCGCCTCCTCGACGGGCTGCCGGGCGACGACGACTCGGCGCTCGGCGAGGTCGTGCGCGTGGGGCTCAACCACGAGCAGCAGCACCAGGAGCTGATGGTGACGGACATCAAGCACGTCTTCTCTGTCAACCCGCTCCGTCCGGCCTACCGCGAGCGGTCGGTGACGCCTGCCCCGGACCCCGGCGCGGTGCAGTGGGTCGCCTTCGACGCGGGGCTCCACGAGATCGGCTACCTACCGGAGCGCGACGGGCCGTTTACGTTCGACAACGAGACGCCGCGCCACCGGGCCTTCGTCGAGGCGTTCGCGCTCGCCGACCGGCTCGTGACGTGCGGCGAGTTCATGGACTTCATGGCCGACAGCGGCTACGAGCGCGCCCCGCTCTGGCTCTCCGAGGGCTTCGCGGCCGTCCAGGCCAACGGGTGGTCCGAGCCGTTCTACTGGGAACGGCGCGACGATGGGACCGGCGGCGGTCCCCAGTGGCACCACTTCACGCTCGCCGGGATGCGGCCTGTCGATCCCCACGCGCCCCTCACGCACATTTCGTACTTCGAGGCCGACGCCTTCGCCCGCTGGGCCGGGGCGCGCCTCCCGACGGAGTTCGAGTGGGAGGTCGCCAGCGAGGGCGTCCCGATGACCGGCAACTTCGCCGAGGACGACGTGCTCCACCCGGTGCCGCCGGAGCCGGACGCACCAGGCGGCGACGGGGCCCCGGCCGCGCCCCGGCTGCGCCAACTCTTCGGCGACGTGTGGGAGTGGACCCGGAGCCAGTATTCTCCGTACCCCGGCTACAACCCGCTCCCCGGCGCGCTCGGCGAGTACAACGGCAAGTTCATGTCGAACCAGTTCGTGCTGCGCGGCGGAAGCTGCGCCACGAGCCGCACGCACGTCCGCCGGACCTACCGCAACTTCTTCCCCGCCGACGCGACGTGGCAGTTCACCGGCCTCCGCCTGGCGAAAGACCGCTAG